A stretch of Lysinibacillus agricola DNA encodes these proteins:
- a CDS encoding AI-2E family transporter, giving the protein MTRKVWFQVGVGFFLALLIIKYFIEIHWIFSPFVIILKVIFIPLLLGGVLYYVTEPIQRFLEKRKWPRWASILTIVIGLIALVGGFGWIVGNPIAVQVNNLVKNVPQISASIQEAADYVFKNKDNFPPQLKDFIDNMANSAQHFAVVASKGLVSFLQSVVSVSLLAILIPFFFIFMLKDHEKFAPSVYKYFSGERREWVKKTLSEIDDVLRSYIQGQLQISFLLALIMYVGYLIIGLEYSLLLVIFAFFMNMIPFIGPWIAFTPALIVAVVQDPVLVIWVSVVTLVAQQIDSNFITPNVMGKTLDIHPLTVITVILAAGNIAGFIGIIIAVPFYAVLKVIASNIYDERNVIKKKATKSV; this is encoded by the coding sequence GTGACGAGGAAAGTTTGGTTTCAAGTAGGAGTAGGGTTTTTTCTTGCTCTACTAATCATTAAATATTTTATAGAGATTCATTGGATTTTTTCGCCGTTTGTAATTATCTTAAAGGTTATTTTTATACCTTTATTGCTTGGCGGTGTTTTGTATTATGTTACGGAGCCGATTCAGAGGTTTTTAGAGAAGCGTAAATGGCCGAGATGGGCAAGTATATTAACGATAGTCATTGGATTAATAGCGCTTGTTGGTGGCTTTGGGTGGATCGTTGGTAATCCGATTGCAGTACAGGTAAATAATTTAGTGAAAAATGTACCGCAGATTAGTGCTAGTATTCAAGAGGCAGCTGATTATGTGTTTAAAAACAAGGATAACTTCCCACCACAGTTGAAAGATTTTATCGACAATATGGCAAATTCTGCACAGCATTTTGCCGTTGTGGCAAGTAAGGGGCTAGTTTCGTTTTTACAATCAGTTGTATCAGTTTCTTTATTAGCTATTTTAATTCCATTTTTCTTTATTTTTATGTTGAAGGATCATGAAAAATTTGCGCCGTCAGTTTATAAATATTTCAGTGGTGAACGTCGAGAATGGGTGAAAAAGACGTTAAGTGAAATTGACGATGTTTTACGTAGCTATATTCAAGGACAGCTGCAAATTAGTTTTTTACTAGCACTCATTATGTATGTCGGGTATTTAATTATAGGTCTAGAATATTCGTTGCTACTTGTTATATTCGCGTTCTTTATGAATATGATTCCGTTTATAGGACCATGGATTGCCTTTACACCAGCGCTGATCGTGGCTGTTGTTCAGGATCCAGTGTTAGTCATATGGGTGTCTGTTGTCACACTCGTGGCGCAGCAAATTGATAGTAACTTTATAACACCTAATGTAATGGGGAAAACACTCGATATTCATCCGTTAACCGTTATTACAGTTATTTTAGCAGCAGGTAATATTGCAGGCTTTATCGGTATTATCATTGCTGTACCGTTTTATGCAGTATTAAAAGTAATCGCATCTAATATTTATGATGAACGGAACGTGATTAAGAAAAAGGCTACGAAGTCGGTATAG
- a CDS encoding YdcF family protein codes for MKKWVIRVGVLLLAVSSVVYIWLGEEMKQGVQPAANGTAAYMIVLGAKVKAGGVPSLSLKNRLEEAVKYLNKYPHVKVIVSGGKGGDEDRTEASVMLKYLQDKGIETNRILVEDQSTSTYENLLFSKELLPKGTKQITIVSNDFHLKRARYLAESLDFEVDVVAAKTPKSVEAKLKLRERAALLKTYIIGY; via the coding sequence GTGAAAAAATGGGTGATAAGAGTAGGAGTTTTACTACTTGCTGTGAGTAGTGTTGTTTATATTTGGCTTGGCGAAGAGATGAAACAAGGGGTTCAGCCTGCCGCAAACGGAACAGCTGCATACATGATTGTTCTAGGAGCGAAGGTAAAAGCGGGTGGAGTCCCATCGCTTTCTTTGAAAAATAGATTGGAAGAGGCTGTGAAGTATTTAAACAAGTATCCTCATGTAAAAGTAATTGTGTCAGGTGGAAAAGGGGGAGATGAAGATCGGACAGAGGCTTCTGTAATGCTTAAGTACTTACAGGACAAGGGCATTGAAACGAACAGAATATTAGTGGAAGACCAATCTACATCAACTTATGAGAATTTATTATTTTCTAAAGAACTATTGCCTAAAGGAACAAAGCAAATCACGATTGTCTCTAATGATTTTCATTTAAAGCGTGCAAGATATCTGGCTGAGTCTTTGGATTTTGAAGTAGATGTCGTCGCGGCAAAAACACCAAAATCAGTGGAAGCAAAGTTAAAGCTACGTGAAAGGGCAGCATTATTAAAAACATATATAATTGGCTATTAA
- a CDS encoding lysophospholipid acyltransferase family protein, whose translation MYKFIANLVKVILKLTGSKARVYEEQNLPKEGGFIIACTHTGYVDILNLGVSMSPREIHFMAKKQLFDIKGLGWLIERLNAFPVDRDNPGPSVIKIPSQLLKEGKIVGIFPSGTRNAEGSDLKQGAITIAQLSKSPIVPAAYVGARNVGDVFKRGKGYLIYGEPFYVTGKGKEGREEFTHRLEHDLVALTEELEKRIATEKK comes from the coding sequence GTGTATAAATTTATAGCAAATCTTGTCAAAGTTATATTAAAATTAACGGGCTCAAAGGCGCGTGTATATGAGGAGCAAAACTTACCGAAGGAAGGTGGGTTTATCATTGCGTGTACACATACGGGTTATGTTGATATTTTAAATCTTGGAGTTTCAATGTCTCCTCGAGAAATTCACTTTATGGCTAAAAAGCAGTTGTTTGATATAAAAGGTCTTGGCTGGCTAATTGAACGATTAAATGCTTTTCCGGTTGATCGTGACAATCCAGGACCAAGTGTTATTAAAATCCCTTCACAGTTATTGAAAGAGGGTAAAATCGTAGGGATTTTCCCATCTGGTACACGAAATGCTGAAGGTTCGGATTTAAAGCAAGGTGCGATTACAATAGCACAGCTGTCAAAATCCCCAATCGTACCAGCCGCTTATGTTGGTGCGCGTAATGTCGGTGATGTTTTTAAGCGTGGTAAAGGTTATCTAATTTATGGTGAACCATTTTATGTGACAGGCAAGGGTAAAGAAGGGCGCGAGGAATTTACACATCGTCTTGAGCATGATCTGGTGGCTTTAACAGAGGAATTAGAAAAGCGAATTGCAACAGAAAAGAAATGA
- a CDS encoding low molecular weight protein-tyrosine-phosphatase: MIRVLFVCLGNICRSPMAEAVMRDLVEKEHLSHKVEVDSAATSSWHIGEPPHRGTQDKLKEYSISTKGMQGRQLQKVDFENFDYIIGMDDSNIRNILTMFGNPDSPKIFRFLDLTDHQKDVPDPYYTGDFQETYDLVLEGCHALLEKIKVENQL, translated from the coding sequence ATGATTCGAGTACTTTTTGTATGTTTGGGAAATATTTGTCGCTCGCCAATGGCTGAAGCGGTCATGCGTGATTTAGTAGAAAAAGAGCATTTGAGTCATAAAGTCGAAGTAGATTCGGCTGCAACAAGCTCTTGGCATATTGGTGAACCTCCTCATAGAGGAACACAAGATAAGCTGAAAGAATATAGCATCTCGACGAAAGGGATGCAGGGCCGACAATTACAAAAGGTTGACTTTGAAAATTTTGATTACATTATTGGCATGGATGACAGCAATATACGTAACATCCTAACGATGTTTGGCAATCCTGATTCTCCAAAGATTTTCCGCTTTTTAGATTTAACCGACCATCAAAAAGATGTACCTGATCCATACTATACGGGTGATTTTCAAGAAACCTATGATTTAGTCTTAGAGGGTTGTCATGCATTATTAGAAAAAATCAAAGTAGAAAACCAATTGTAA
- a CDS encoding MMPL family transporter, producing the protein MKTISAFITAHAKAIVAIWFIIFIAMAMFAIQLPSKLHGDGFFVEGDHTYVTNELAKTFDLPSDTILVVFNPAEDKQIQDTLKKLDKIKEIHSIQSPLDDSSLQKNGIAYAMVHIKNDVDYLPDVVKDIRSLLENDGVSITGGPVISADINTASQKDLASAEAIGLPIAIIVLLLAFGTVVASILPIIIGVITVVTAFGILTLLSGSVNLSIFVLNIVPMLGLALSIDFALLFINRYREERAHTSIVQAIQTAIQTAGRSIIFSAVCVMIGLGAMIVIDVEIFHNIALGGTIVVLLAVLSGLTLLPATMMLLGDRLNKWRLLRVKSGGINRWRGFAGFVMKHPVTIVIVALLLLSIGMIPLKDIKLTIPQVDSLPTKYEARAAYDQLDKTFGLGDTSTLYLLAERKEGWEDSEARKLIYTIQEKLLDDPLVNHVSTIYTTANIKSPEELTASLEIPQMAEQLTPILNTFSKDKQLFIPITLDAAGSSTTAQKFARTWNDKDLGVNFALGGPAKFNQEIFDEISSKIFLAISIIIVSTFFILMLAFRSILIPLKAIIMNIIGLSSAFGILVYIFQYGHFGIEAGTIVLIIPVIVFCLVFGLSMDYEVFLISRIQEEYQKGADNTRATIDGLTSTSRIITSAALIMIVITGAFAFTDVMPVKQIGVGIAIAVVIDATIIRLMLVPSLMKLFGDWNWWLPFAKKQK; encoded by the coding sequence ATGAAAACTATTTCAGCTTTTATAACAGCTCATGCCAAAGCTATCGTAGCTATTTGGTTCATAATTTTTATCGCCATGGCTATGTTTGCAATACAACTTCCAAGTAAGCTTCATGGAGACGGTTTTTTTGTTGAAGGAGATCATACCTACGTAACTAATGAGCTTGCAAAAACATTTGATCTGCCTTCCGATACAATTTTGGTCGTCTTTAATCCAGCTGAGGATAAGCAAATTCAAGACACTTTAAAAAAGTTGGATAAAATTAAGGAGATTCATTCGATCCAGTCACCACTTGATGATTCCTCTTTACAAAAGAATGGTATAGCTTATGCCATGGTTCATATTAAAAATGATGTTGATTATCTACCTGATGTTGTGAAGGACATCCGTTCATTACTAGAGAATGATGGTGTAAGCATTACAGGCGGTCCTGTGATTTCAGCTGATATCAATACAGCAAGTCAAAAGGATTTAGCATCCGCGGAAGCAATAGGCTTGCCAATCGCTATTATAGTGCTATTACTAGCTTTCGGCACTGTCGTAGCCTCCATCTTACCTATCATTATTGGCGTTATCACTGTTGTAACTGCGTTTGGAATTTTGACATTGCTTAGTGGCAGTGTAAATTTATCGATTTTTGTGTTAAATATAGTACCAATGCTTGGACTTGCATTAAGTATTGATTTTGCCTTGTTGTTTATTAATCGGTACCGCGAAGAACGTGCCCATACATCCATTGTACAGGCTATCCAAACAGCTATACAGACAGCTGGCCGTTCTATCATCTTTTCTGCCGTTTGTGTCATGATCGGTTTAGGCGCCATGATTGTCATTGACGTCGAAATATTTCACAATATCGCTTTAGGTGGCACGATTGTTGTATTACTTGCAGTGCTTTCTGGCTTGACCTTGCTCCCTGCAACGATGATGTTATTAGGAGATCGCCTAAACAAATGGCGTTTATTACGCGTCAAGTCCGGTGGAATAAATCGTTGGCGTGGCTTCGCTGGCTTTGTCATGAAACATCCAGTGACCATCGTTATTGTGGCATTATTATTACTAAGTATTGGTATGATTCCATTGAAGGATATTAAACTGACAATTCCTCAGGTGGATTCATTACCAACAAAATATGAGGCACGTGCAGCTTATGATCAATTAGACAAAACATTTGGACTTGGTGATACCTCAACTTTATATTTACTAGCAGAACGTAAGGAAGGCTGGGAAGATAGTGAGGCAAGAAAGCTTATTTACACTATTCAAGAAAAGTTACTTGATGACCCACTGGTAAATCATGTATCAACCATATATACGACCGCTAACATTAAGTCACCTGAGGAACTGACAGCTTCTTTGGAAATTCCACAAATGGCAGAACAATTAACACCAATTCTAAATACGTTTTCTAAAGATAAACAACTCTTTATCCCAATTACATTAGATGCCGCTGGTTCATCAACTACCGCTCAAAAATTCGCTCGAACATGGAACGATAAAGATTTAGGTGTGAATTTTGCACTTGGCGGTCCTGCGAAATTTAACCAAGAAATTTTTGATGAAATATCTAGTAAAATTTTCTTGGCCATATCCATTATTATCGTATCAACGTTCTTTATTTTAATGCTCGCTTTCCGTTCTATTTTAATCCCACTGAAAGCGATTATTATGAATATTATTGGGCTTTCGTCAGCCTTCGGTATTCTCGTCTATATTTTCCAATATGGGCATTTTGGAATTGAAGCTGGTACGATCGTACTTATTATTCCAGTCATTGTATTTTGTCTTGTATTCGGCTTAAGTATGGACTATGAAGTCTTTTTAATATCACGTATTCAAGAGGAATATCAAAAAGGGGCGGATAATACACGTGCAACGATTGACGGTCTAACCTCCACAAGTAGAATCATTACGTCAGCAGCGCTTATTATGATTGTCATAACAGGGGCATTCGCTTTCACAGATGTGATGCCAGTGAAGCAAATTGGTGTTGGTATAGCTATTGCAGTCGTCATCGATGCAACGATTATTCGTCTCATGCTCGTGCCAAGTCTGATGAAGCTCTTTGGGGATTGGAATTGGTGGCTACCTTTCGCAAAGAAACAAAAATAA
- a CDS encoding M3 family oligoendopeptidase produces MKTFKDYEYSRPNIEAMKEQQLSLIDLFKNAQTMDEQSGIIEKLNALSNDYATMANLMYIRASIDTNDEFYHAERDYFDEVGPELEEVTTEYYKALNASPFREQLEEKWGQQLFDLATYQIKGFSPIVIDLMQKENKLVSEYNKLVASAQIDFNGETLTLAQLGPYAESTDRAMRKAATDARFGFFAEHEEEFDRLYDELVKVRHEIAVKLGYKNYVELGYIRMNRIDYNADMVKKFRDQVRDLIVPVATKLYERQAKRIGISDFKFYDEALNFLSGNATPKGDPEWIVANGKKMYEELSPETGEFFNFMIDHDLMDLVAKKGKESGGYCTFIENYHSPFIFSNFNGTSGDIDVLTHEAGHAFQVYSSRNIGIPEYLWPTYESCEIHSMSMEFFTWPWMELFFKEDTEKYKFTHLSSGLLFLPYGVAVDEFQHVIYENPNMTPAERKAAWKKIEETYLPHRDYDHNSYLEAGGIWQRQGHIYSSPFYYIDYTLAQICAFQFWKRSREEFEAAWKDYIHLCGLGGSMSFTKLVKEAGLISPFEDGCVESVIGDIEDYLNSVDDTKL; encoded by the coding sequence ATGAAAACGTTTAAAGACTATGAATACAGCCGTCCGAACATCGAGGCAATGAAAGAGCAACAATTATCCTTAATTGACCTATTTAAAAATGCTCAAACGATGGATGAACAAAGTGGGATAATTGAAAAGTTAAACGCATTAAGTAATGACTATGCTACGATGGCGAACTTAATGTACATTCGTGCTTCGATTGATACGAATGATGAATTTTATCATGCAGAGCGCGATTATTTCGACGAGGTTGGACCTGAGTTGGAAGAGGTAACAACAGAATATTATAAAGCACTAAACGCTTCACCATTCCGTGAGCAGTTAGAGGAAAAATGGGGACAGCAGTTATTTGATCTAGCAACTTATCAAATTAAAGGCTTTTCACCAATAGTCATTGATTTAATGCAAAAGGAGAATAAGCTTGTTTCAGAATACAATAAACTAGTTGCCTCTGCGCAAATTGACTTTAATGGTGAAACATTAACGCTTGCTCAGCTTGGACCATATGCAGAGTCTACTGATCGTGCAATGCGTAAGGCGGCAACGGATGCACGCTTTGGCTTTTTTGCTGAGCATGAAGAGGAATTTGATCGACTATATGACGAGCTTGTAAAGGTACGTCATGAAATTGCTGTTAAATTAGGCTATAAAAACTATGTAGAGCTAGGCTATATTCGAATGAATCGTATTGATTATAACGCTGATATGGTAAAGAAATTCCGTGACCAAGTTCGTGATTTAATCGTACCAGTTGCAACAAAATTATATGAACGTCAGGCAAAACGTATTGGTATTTCTGACTTTAAGTTCTATGATGAAGCATTAAACTTTTTATCAGGAAACGCTACACCAAAAGGCGATCCGGAGTGGATTGTTGCGAACGGCAAAAAAATGTATGAAGAGCTATCGCCTGAAACAGGTGAATTCTTCAACTTCATGATTGACCATGATTTAATGGATTTAGTGGCGAAGAAAGGAAAAGAGAGTGGCGGTTATTGTACATTTATCGAAAACTATCACTCACCATTTATCTTCTCGAACTTTAATGGTACTTCAGGCGATATCGATGTGTTAACACATGAGGCTGGACATGCTTTCCAAGTTTATTCAAGTCGTAACATTGGTATTCCAGAATATTTATGGCCAACATATGAATCTTGCGAAATTCACTCGATGAGTATGGAATTTTTCACATGGCCATGGATGGAGCTATTCTTTAAGGAAGACACAGAAAAATATAAGTTCACACACTTAAGTAGTGGCTTATTATTCCTTCCTTACGGTGTTGCAGTTGATGAGTTCCAGCATGTTATCTACGAAAATCCGAATATGACACCAGCGGAACGTAAGGCTGCATGGAAAAAAATTGAGGAAACATATTTACCACACCGTGACTATGATCATAACAGCTATTTAGAAGCGGGCGGTATATGGCAACGTCAGGGACATATTTATTCGAGCCCATTCTATTACATTGATTACACGCTAGCACAAATTTGCGCATTCCAATTCTGGAAACGTTCACGTGAAGAATTTGAAGCTGCTTGGAAGGACTATATCCATTTATGTGGTTTAGGTGGCTCCATGTCCTTTACGAAGCTTGTAAAAGAAGCAGGCTTAATTTCACCATTTGAGGACGGTTGTGTTGAATCGGTTATTGGAGATATTGAAGATTACTTAAATTCAGTAGACGATACAAAATTATAA
- a CDS encoding methyl-accepting chemotaxis protein, giving the protein MKFLRSIQGKLIIISLALLIFPSLIIGLVSYGKAKNGMEDIGEQVIKNSVESTLQLIELANESVEKGDIPLNVAQERVREALLGPKDSEGKRPINYPGDLGEYGYIYVLDDKGTLTTHPTREGDNLWNDQDSSGNYFIREVTDKALVGGGFTQYEFELPGQDVIADKIIYSAKDPHWGWIIASGTYMQDFNEGANSLLLVIGITLVGAIIIGTAVVIMVSRHLALPVQKLSKRVREVAKGNLTVEIEDLQRSDEIGQLNEGFNEMVDQLKTLITDVEEAIVEIQSTSSNLTSVAEETNAYGDEIVKAINEVSSGAVKQASDAEDTNKTAIEFAQQIEVLHDKNEVMLGASQHMKQSNQEGLVNLNSLKEKSHESSELINNVQAVFTSLIVKVREIEGIVGTITEISDQTNLLALNASIEAARAGEHGKGFAVVAEEVRKLADQTSGATELVRTTLKGIESETNLVNDEMKKTDVIVRQQNDSVAITESSFKEIELAVEKIISVIGEMTAGVEYLNSSKDNIMQSIESIAMISEKNAAASEEVTASVDEQQHAIQLVSESSNDLTDEITALQESIKRFILR; this is encoded by the coding sequence ATGAAGTTTTTACGTTCGATACAGGGGAAACTAATTATCATTTCATTAGCATTATTAATATTCCCTAGCTTAATTATCGGTCTAGTTAGCTACGGTAAAGCAAAAAATGGTATGGAGGATATTGGCGAACAAGTTATTAAAAATAGTGTTGAATCTACTTTGCAATTAATCGAGCTTGCAAATGAAAGCGTTGAAAAGGGCGATATCCCTTTGAATGTTGCACAGGAGCGAGTGCGGGAGGCATTACTCGGACCGAAGGATAGTGAAGGAAAGAGACCAATTAATTATCCTGGAGACTTAGGAGAGTATGGTTATATATATGTTCTAGATGATAAAGGAACGTTAACAACCCATCCGACTCGAGAAGGGGACAACCTATGGAACGATCAAGATAGTAGCGGCAATTATTTTATCCGGGAAGTAACCGACAAAGCACTTGTTGGTGGGGGTTTTACACAATATGAATTTGAGCTACCGGGTCAAGATGTAATAGCCGATAAAATAATTTATTCTGCAAAGGATCCTCATTGGGGATGGATCATAGCATCAGGTACATATATGCAAGACTTTAATGAAGGAGCTAATTCATTATTACTTGTTATCGGTATTACATTAGTTGGTGCCATTATTATTGGTACAGCAGTTGTCATAATGGTTTCTAGACATTTGGCTTTACCCGTTCAAAAACTATCTAAACGTGTACGTGAAGTAGCAAAGGGGAATCTAACTGTAGAAATTGAAGATCTTCAACGCTCAGATGAAATTGGTCAGCTAAATGAAGGCTTTAATGAAATGGTTGATCAACTGAAAACGTTAATTACAGATGTAGAGGAAGCTATTGTAGAAATTCAATCAACATCGTCAAATTTAACATCTGTGGCAGAGGAAACAAACGCTTATGGAGATGAAATAGTAAAAGCGATTAATGAGGTCTCAAGCGGTGCGGTAAAGCAAGCTTCAGATGCTGAGGATACAAATAAAACTGCCATTGAGTTTGCCCAACAAATTGAAGTTTTACATGACAAAAATGAAGTAATGCTAGGCGCATCACAGCATATGAAGCAATCCAATCAAGAGGGTCTTGTGAATTTAAACAGCTTAAAAGAGAAATCACATGAGTCTTCTGAATTGATTAATAATGTTCAGGCTGTATTTACTAGCTTAATTGTGAAAGTCAGGGAAATTGAAGGCATTGTCGGTACTATAACCGAGATTTCTGATCAGACGAATCTACTTGCATTGAATGCATCAATAGAAGCAGCAAGAGCCGGTGAGCATGGCAAGGGGTTTGCAGTTGTTGCTGAGGAGGTACGTAAGCTTGCGGATCAAACATCTGGTGCAACTGAACTAGTGCGTACAACCTTAAAGGGGATTGAAAGTGAAACTAATTTAGTGAACGATGAGATGAAGAAAACAGACGTCATTGTTCGTCAGCAAAATGATTCGGTTGCCATAACGGAGTCATCCTTTAAGGAAATCGAATTGGCTGTAGAGAAAATTATTTCCGTCATTGGGGAGATGACTGCGGGAGTAGAATATTTAAATAGCTCAAAGGATAACATTATGCAATCTATTGAAAGTATTGCGATGATTAGTGAGAAAAATGCTGCTGCTTCAGAGGAAGTAACGGCATCCGTTGATGAACAACAGCACGCCATTCAGCTTGTTAGTGAATCTTCCAATGATTTAACAGATGAAATAACGGCGTTACAGGAATCTATTAAGCGCTTTATATTAAGATAA
- a CDS encoding YebC/PmpR family DNA-binding transcriptional regulator, which produces MGRKWNNIKEKKASKDQSTSRINAKFGREIYVAAKSGEPDPESNRALKVVLERAKTYSVPKHIIEKAIDKAKGGGDESFDELRYEGFGPAGTMIIVDALTNNVNRTASDVRAAFGKNNGNMGVSGSVAYMFDSTAVIGLEGKSADEVLEILMEADIDARDILEEEETVIIYAEPDQFFATQEALKAAGVQEFTVAELSMLPQTEVALTGDDVAKFEKLIDVLEDLEDVQNVYHNADFGE; this is translated from the coding sequence ATGGGTCGTAAGTGGAACAATATTAAAGAAAAGAAAGCGTCTAAAGACCAAAGCACAAGCCGTATCAATGCAAAATTCGGACGTGAAATTTATGTGGCAGCTAAATCAGGCGAACCAGATCCTGAGTCAAACCGTGCCCTTAAAGTGGTTCTTGAACGAGCAAAAACATACAGTGTTCCTAAACATATTATTGAAAAAGCAATTGATAAAGCGAAGGGTGGCGGCGATGAAAGCTTCGACGAATTACGTTATGAAGGTTTCGGACCAGCTGGTACTATGATAATTGTTGATGCTTTAACAAATAATGTTAATCGTACAGCTTCTGATGTACGTGCAGCATTTGGTAAAAATAATGGGAATATGGGTGTCAGTGGATCTGTTGCCTACATGTTTGATTCAACAGCAGTTATCGGTTTAGAAGGTAAATCAGCAGATGAAGTTCTAGAAATTTTAATGGAAGCAGATATTGATGCTCGTGATATTCTAGAAGAAGAAGAGACTGTAATTATTTATGCAGAGCCAGATCAATTCTTTGCTACACAAGAAGCATTAAAAGCGGCCGGTGTTCAAGAATTTACAGTAGCAGAGCTTTCAATGCTTCCACAAACAGAAGTAGCATTAACTGGTGACGATGTGGCGAAATTTGAAAAATTAATTGATGTCTTAGAAGATTTAGAAGATGTACAAAATGTTTACCATAATGCAGATTTCGGTGAATAA
- a CDS encoding alpha/beta hydrolase: MQHVFHKGTDEAKPTFLLLHGTGGNEQSLIGLAKEIDDTASILSVRGNVLENGMPRFFRRLAEGVFDIEDLIFRTKELNDFLLEAAQQYGFDRNRVVAIGYSNGANIAASLLFHYEDALAGAILHHPMVPRRDIELPTLSSIPVFIGAGANDPMCSAQESEDLEGLLTSAGADVTTKWFNYGHQLTMPEVEAAKEWYNSIYSK; the protein is encoded by the coding sequence ATGCAGCACGTTTTTCATAAGGGAACAGATGAAGCAAAACCAACTTTTTTACTGTTACATGGTACAGGTGGAAATGAGCAAAGCTTAATTGGACTTGCGAAGGAAATTGATGATACAGCAAGTATTTTAAGTGTTCGTGGAAATGTACTTGAAAATGGCATGCCGCGCTTTTTCCGTCGATTAGCGGAAGGTGTTTTTGATATAGAGGATTTAATTTTCCGTACGAAGGAATTAAACGACTTCTTATTAGAGGCAGCACAGCAGTATGGCTTTGATCGCAATCGAGTTGTTGCTATTGGCTATTCAAATGGTGCCAATATTGCTGCTAGCCTATTATTCCATTATGAGGATGCTCTAGCAGGCGCAATACTGCATCATCCAATGGTGCCTAGACGTGATATTGAATTGCCTACACTTTCTTCTATCCCTGTCTTTATCGGTGCTGGAGCGAATGATCCGATGTGTTCTGCACAGGAATCTGAAGACTTAGAGGGGCTTTTAACGTCAGCAGGGGCAGATGTGACGACTAAATGGTTTAATTATGGTCATCAGCTAACAATGCCTGAGGTAGAAGCAGCAAAAGAATGGTACAACAGCATTTATTCAAAATAA
- a CDS encoding NUDIX hydrolase — protein MEQEIVKVFNEQHEQIGTATRAEVHEKGLWHETFHCWLVNEDYIYFQIRSSQKKDYPGLLDITAAGHLLAVETVESGIREVKEELGLDVNVNEVVKMGMTSCSIVSENMIDNEFCHVYIYPFKHDWESFELQYEEVSGVVRAKLDEAEAFFLGETATLNIEGYEYFPDGQRAKIVRPVSTAQFVPYRELYVAHVIQFVKDKVLNKTL, from the coding sequence ATGGAACAAGAAATTGTGAAAGTTTTTAATGAACAGCATGAACAGATTGGGACAGCAACGAGAGCAGAGGTACATGAAAAAGGACTATGGCATGAAACATTCCACTGTTGGCTTGTCAATGAGGACTATATCTATTTCCAAATCCGTAGTTCACAAAAAAAGGACTACCCTGGCTTGCTTGATATTACAGCGGCAGGGCATCTATTAGCTGTAGAGACAGTAGAATCAGGAATTCGTGAAGTGAAGGAAGAGCTAGGACTCGATGTTAATGTAAACGAAGTTGTTAAAATGGGCATGACATCTTGTAGCATTGTTTCGGAAAACATGATCGACAATGAATTTTGTCATGTTTATATATATCCATTCAAACATGATTGGGAATCATTTGAACTGCAGTATGAGGAAGTGTCAGGGGTCGTTCGAGCAAAGCTTGATGAGGCAGAGGCATTCTTTTTAGGAGAAACAGCTACTCTAAATATTGAAGGCTATGAATATTTCCCTGATGGTCAACGAGCAAAAATTGTGCGCCCAGTAAGTACAGCACAATTTGTCCCTTACCGTGAACTATACGTTGCCCATGTTATTCAGTTTGTAAAAGATAAAGTGTTAAATAAAACGTTATGA